In the Actinomycetota bacterium genome, CCGCGACGGAGATCGGCATCCACTCCGGCTGGGCCTCCCACAGCTTGGTGGACCCCTCAACGTCGGCCAGCAGCAGGGTCACGGTCCCCACGGGCAGGACGAGCTTTCCTTGCATCTCTGATTGCACTGTCCCCGGCCCCCACGTTGTGTGCGCAACATCTTCGCGTGGAGAGGGCGCAACGACAAGACGCTCAGGACCGGGACACCAGCTCCGCCCAAACGTGACGGTGATCCGATCCGTGCGTGCTCCGCGTCTGGAACCGGCGCGTGGTGAAGTGGCGGCTGTGGAACACGTAGTCGATGCGCACGACCGGCACCGGTGCCATCCAGGTGAACCCGAACCCCCACCCGGCGTCGCGGTGCGAGTCACCGAGGCTGCGGCGCATGCCCCTGTAGAAGCGGTGGCGGTCCGAGAAGTTGAAGTCCCCCAGCATCACCGTCGGCCCCCGCGCCTGCGCGGCCTTGCGGCGCAGGATCGCCATCGTCTGTTCCTGATGCTCCGTCCGCAGGCCCGTCAACGAAGCTCCGGGAGGGAACGTGTGGACGTTGACGACGCGCGTTCGCCGCGCGTCGTGCAGCGTGACCTCCTGGCAGAAGCACGTCCCAAAGTCGCGCTGCGGGGGCCGGGGCTCGTCAAACGGGATGCGGCTGAGGAGGCCGAACCCGAACGCGCCGTCGTCCGGGTGCAGCGACTGGTGCGGGTACAGCTTGCTCAGACGCTCCGGGATCGCCCGCGCGGACACGTGGCTCAGCTCCTGGATCGCGACCACGTCGGCCTGCGCGGATCGCAACAGCCGCAGGACGCCGGTGGTGTCGGGGTTGCCGAAGTACTGGTTGATGGCCAGCACCCGCAGCGGCGAGACACGCGGGGGCGTGCGCTGTGGGAAGAACAAGGGGCCGTACTCCGCCGAGAAGACCAGCAGGGGCAGTGCGGCCGCGACCGCCGCCCGTGGGAGCCTTCGCACCACAGCCGCCACCACCAGCACGGGCAGCGGCAGGAACAGCAGCCATCCGAAAAGGTCCGCAAGCCCAAAGGGCGCCAGGGAACCCAGCGGCGTGAACCGCAGGCCGTTCCACACGACGACCAGCGCCGCATACGCGGCGGTCGAAGGGATGTTTCGCAGGCGGGACAGAGGGCCCATGCTACGGTCCCCCGGGCTCATATTGACAGGTATCGATTCATCGATTAGTTTCGATACATGGCAGGCACATCCGGTTGCTGCGCGATCGTCGACCCCGCGATGGGCGAGGCCGAGGCGGCCTCCGTTGCCACACAGTTCAAGGCGCTCTCCGATGCGACACGGGTGAGGATGCTCAACCTGCTCGCGCGGAACCCGGAGCTGTGCGTGTGCGAGTTGCAGGCCCACTTCGAACTCGCCCAGCCCACGATCTCGCACCATTTGGGCATCCTTCGCCGCGCGGGACTGGTCACGTCCGAGGAGCGCGGCCGCTGGGCCTTTTACCGAGCCGACCCGGACGCAATCCGCGTCCTGGCACAAGTCCTGGAGGTGGACAGATGAAAGAGGCAGTCCGCGACCGCTACGCCACACACGCCCGGCAGATGCCGGACTCCCCCGACGGCACCCCGCCCACGCTCGGACTCGGCGACCCCGTCTCCCTTGCGAACCTGCGACCGGGAGAAACGGTCCTGGACCTGGGATCCGGCCCCGGCCGCGACCTTCTGGCCGCCGCGCAGGTTGTGGGTCCGCACGGCCGCGCCATCGGCGTCGACATGACGCCCGAGATGGTCGCCCGCGCACGGCTCGCCGCGGCCGGTGCCGCGAACGTCTCGGTGCTTCAAGGCGACCTCGAGCAGCTGCCCGTCCATTGCGGCGCCGTAGACGTCGTGATCTCCAACTGCGTGATCAACCTCGTCCCGGACAAGCGCCGCGCGCTCGTGGAGGCTTACCGCGCCCTTCGCCCGGGGGGCCGGCTGGCCATCCTCGACACCGCCTTTGACGCCGACCCGGGCGCGGATGTCCGCGCAGACGCAGACTCATGGTCGTGCTGCGTGGCCGGAGCCCTTGTCGCAGACGACTACCAGCAGACGCTGCGGTCCATCGGGTTCGAAGAAGTCCGACTGCGGATGCTGGACGCCGAGTGCGGCGAGGGAGCCTGTTCGGCCGATGGCGGTCCTACCGCCCGCGCGGTCGCGGTGACCGCGACCAAGCCGGGGACGCCGTCCGAAGGCCCGGTAATGCGTCCCGCGGTTCCCGCCGACCTGGACGGGATCGCGACGCTGCTCCACGAGGCCGGACTGTCGCCGTCCGGACTGCGGATCGAGGACGCGATCGTCGCAGTGGAGGGCGGGCATCTGGTCGGCGTCGTGGCCGTGGAGAGGCTGGGACGAAGCGCGCTGCTGCGGTCGCTGGCGGTGGCCGGCGCGCATCGCGGGCGAGGCATAGGCACCCGGCTCGTGATAGCCGCCCTGGAGGTGGCCCGGTGGTCCGGCGCCGACGAGGTGAACGCGCTGACGGCCGGCGAAACGGCCCTGTTCGAGAAGTTTGGCTTCAAGGTCGTCGCCACCAAGCCAGCGGGCTTCGCCTGCGCAACGGAGGGCTCCATCGGTGCCGACTGCGAGTGCGCCGTGGCCCTGAGGCTCTCCTTCGAGGACGCCGACCTGCCGCTGTTGGGTAAGCCCTCGCAGAAGCCGCTGCCAACCTTCGAAGGCAACGCCTGCTGCTGAAGGGCTGAGCCTTCAGTAGGTGAAGAACCCCCGGCCCGTCTTGCGGCCCAGGTAGCCCGCCTTGCCCATGTGCTCCAGCAGCGGTGCGGGAGCGTAGCCCGGCTCCCGGAACTCCGAGTTGAGCGAGTTCATGATCTCCAGCGTCACGTCGAGTCCCACCATGTCCACGAGCGCGAGCGGTCCGACCGGGTGCGCGCAGCCGAGGGTCATCGCCGTGTCGACGTCCTTTTCGGTCGCGTAGCCCTGCTCCACCATCCTCACCGAGTCGTTGAGGTACGGGAACAACAGGCGGTTGACGATGAACCCGGCCCGGTCCTCGCACACGACCGTGTGCTTGCCCATTCCCTCCGCAGCCG is a window encoding:
- a CDS encoding GNAT family N-acetyltransferase, with amino-acid sequence MKEAVRDRYATHARQMPDSPDGTPPTLGLGDPVSLANLRPGETVLDLGSGPGRDLLAAAQVVGPHGRAIGVDMTPEMVARARLAAAGAANVSVLQGDLEQLPVHCGAVDVVISNCVINLVPDKRRALVEAYRALRPGGRLAILDTAFDADPGADVRADADSWSCCVAGALVADDYQQTLRSIGFEEVRLRMLDAECGEGACSADGGPTARAVAVTATKPGTPSEGPVMRPAVPADLDGIATLLHEAGLSPSGLRIEDAIVAVEGGHLVGVVAVERLGRSALLRSLAVAGAHRGRGIGTRLVIAALEVARWSGADEVNALTAGETALFEKFGFKVVATKPAGFACATEGSIGADCECAVALRLSFEDADLPLLGKPSQKPLPTFEGNACC
- a CDS encoding endonuclease/exonuclease/phosphatase family protein, with the translated sequence MGPLSRLRNIPSTAAYAALVVVWNGLRFTPLGSLAPFGLADLFGWLLFLPLPVLVVAAVVRRLPRAAVAAALPLLVFSAEYGPLFFPQRTPPRVSPLRVLAINQYFGNPDTTGVLRLLRSAQADVVAIQELSHVSARAIPERLSKLYPHQSLHPDDGAFGFGLLSRIPFDEPRPPQRDFGTCFCQEVTLHDARRTRVVNVHTFPPGASLTGLRTEHQEQTMAILRRKAAQARGPTVMLGDFNFSDRHRFYRGMRRSLGDSHRDAGWGFGFTWMAPVPVVRIDYVFHSRHFTTRRFQTRSTHGSDHRHVWAELVSRS
- a CDS encoding metalloregulator ArsR/SmtB family transcription factor — translated: MAGTSGCCAIVDPAMGEAEAASVATQFKALSDATRVRMLNLLARNPELCVCELQAHFELAQPTISHHLGILRRAGLVTSEERGRWAFYRADPDAIRVLAQVLEVDR